A region of Streptomyces sp. WMMC500 DNA encodes the following proteins:
- a CDS encoding DUF721 domain-containing protein gives MSEEPVRPEGAARPEPPADSGAPGSAAAAEPSGVDLARVALRAARAEARARGAAAQQRRQARRGGGLRSGARADGRDPLPLGAAVSRLITERGWEAPAAVGGVMGRWPQLVGPEVAQHCAPERYDEQERVLVVTCDSTAWATQLRLLAPQLVARLNEELGHGTVKLIKVTGPGGGGRRFGPLRAPGSQGPGDTYG, from the coding sequence ATGAGCGAGGAGCCGGTACGTCCCGAGGGTGCCGCACGGCCGGAACCGCCGGCGGACTCCGGTGCCCCCGGGTCCGCCGCCGCGGCCGAGCCGTCCGGGGTCGACCTGGCGCGCGTGGCCCTGCGGGCGGCGCGTGCGGAGGCCCGGGCGCGGGGCGCGGCGGCACAGCAGCGCCGGCAGGCGCGCCGCGGCGGCGGGCTGCGCTCAGGCGCCCGCGCCGACGGCCGCGATCCGCTGCCGCTGGGCGCCGCGGTGAGCCGGCTGATCACCGAGCGCGGCTGGGAGGCGCCGGCGGCGGTGGGCGGCGTGATGGGCCGCTGGCCGCAGCTCGTCGGGCCGGAGGTGGCGCAGCACTGCGCGCCCGAGCGGTACGACGAGCAGGAGCGGGTGCTCGTGGTGACGTGCGACTCGACGGCGTGGGCGACGCAGTTGCGGCTGCTGGCGCCGCAGTTGGTGGCGCGGCTGAACGAGGAGCTGGGGCACGGCACCGTGAAGCTGATCAAAGTGACGGGTCCCGGAGGCGGCGGACGGCGCTTCGGGCCGCTGCGGGCGCCGGGCAGCCAGGGCCCCGGGGACACGTACGGGTAG
- the recF gene encoding DNA replication/repair protein RecF, producing MHVSHLSLADFRSYERVEVPLDPGVTAFVGPNGQGKTNLVEAVGYLATLGSHRVSADAPLVRMGAACAVVRAAVTQDGRQQLVELELNPGRANRARLNRSSQVRPRDVLGVLRSVLFAPEDLALVKGDPDQRRRFLDELITARAPRLAGVRSDYDRVLKQRNTLLKTAAMARRHGGRQLDLSTLDVWDQHLARAGAELLAQRLELIAVLQPLVDKAYEQLAPGGGPAAFEYRSPAGERFAEARTREEFAELLLAAMAEARKQEIERGVTLVGPHRDDLVLKLGELPAKGYASHGESWSYALALRLASYELLRGEGGGEPVLVLDDVFAELDVRRRERLAELVAPGEQVLVTAAVAEDVPGALAGARFTVAGGRVERE from the coding sequence CTGGCCGACTTCCGTTCGTATGAGCGGGTGGAGGTCCCCCTCGACCCGGGGGTGACGGCCTTCGTCGGGCCGAACGGCCAGGGCAAGACGAATCTGGTCGAGGCGGTCGGCTATCTCGCGACGCTGGGCAGCCACCGGGTGTCCGCGGACGCGCCGCTGGTGCGGATGGGCGCGGCGTGTGCGGTGGTACGGGCCGCGGTGACGCAGGACGGCCGGCAGCAGCTCGTGGAGCTGGAGCTGAACCCGGGCCGGGCGAACCGGGCGCGGCTGAACCGCTCGTCGCAGGTGCGGCCGCGCGACGTGCTGGGCGTGCTGCGCTCCGTGCTGTTCGCGCCGGAGGACCTGGCCCTGGTCAAGGGCGATCCGGACCAGCGGCGGCGCTTTCTCGACGAGCTGATCACGGCCCGGGCGCCGCGGCTCGCGGGGGTGCGCAGCGACTACGACCGGGTGCTCAAGCAGCGCAACACGCTGCTGAAGACGGCCGCGATGGCGCGGCGGCACGGCGGGCGGCAGCTCGACCTGTCGACGCTGGACGTGTGGGACCAGCATCTGGCGCGGGCCGGGGCGGAGCTGCTGGCGCAGCGGCTGGAGCTGATCGCGGTCCTGCAGCCGCTGGTGGACAAGGCGTACGAGCAGTTGGCGCCGGGCGGCGGTCCCGCGGCGTTCGAGTACCGGTCGCCGGCGGGCGAGCGGTTCGCGGAGGCGCGTACGCGCGAGGAGTTCGCGGAGCTGCTGCTGGCGGCGATGGCGGAGGCGCGCAAGCAGGAGATCGAGCGGGGCGTGACGCTGGTGGGTCCGCACCGCGACGACCTGGTGCTGAAGCTGGGCGAGCTGCCCGCGAAGGGCTACGCGTCGCACGGGGAGTCGTGGTCGTACGCGCTGGCGCTGCGGCTCGCGTCGTACGAGCTGCTGCGCGGCGAGGGCGGCGGGGAGCCGGTGCTGGTGCTGGACGACGTGTTCGCGGAGCTGGACGTGCGGCGGCGGGAGCGGCTGGCGGAGCTGGTGGCGCCCGGCGAGCAGGTGCTCGTGACGGCGGCGGTGGCCGAGGACGTGCCGGGGGCGCTGGCGGGGGCGCGGTTCACGGTCGCCGGCGGGCGGGTGGAGCGGGAATGA